A genomic region of Canis aureus isolate CA01 chromosome 16, VMU_Caureus_v.1.0, whole genome shotgun sequence contains the following coding sequences:
- the LOC144287117 gene encoding CEP295 N-terminal-like protein isoform X1: MKRNADRAARLSPSPDHEAPLLRQKQRLLQVREKGALALQRRPDLQPWKSQQPQCQAEELKAGWQEAPPQQVRGLERPYLAHLLGVGGGQAREHQPDSDGPAQRGAAQPQRAGERHRAAAREARSRREDLVRPRPQPWRTKPQRKAVGAEKPGAPRAAGLTHRPRCAPEKIKGKRVPSTKTSCGRRPADPRGSRGMDVEELGAAAGELERLQKREKEGGRDGRRQPGQVPAPPGQGPKSSGLDPSPEGRARDLEELWLGGWTCRGASPCRCGDRSRWQRELEFAFQELFNTNQELKRHLSLHLAPGPRVDQSSSAEHGLSQAPQCRGDTPRDRSAAGTGVDVGPRGECAWPVPAEARQTASHASADRFRSRLESHRYHRVARLASRSESKSRSPKAGAFIGGESRLLCSPGSGPAPARLDPLAEGPHRPCPAELVDGGSPTAWWQRPGRWQEPVRPTGSPGLSWEARALPEPRAGARAGRADRTEKGVPG; the protein is encoded by the coding sequence ATGAAAAGGAATGCAGACAGAGCCGCTCGGCTGAGTCCCAGCCCTGACCACGAGGCCCCGCTTTTAAGGCAGAAGCAGAGATTACTACAAGTCCGTGAAAAAGGAGCCCTCGCTCTGCAGAGGAGACCAGACCTCCAGCCGTGGAAGAGCCAGCAGCCGCAGTGCCAGGCCGAGGAGCTGAAGGCGGGATGGCAGGAGGCCCCCCCGCAGCAGGTCCGAGGCCTTGAGCGGCCGTATTTAGCACATCTGTTAGGCGTCGGGGGAGGACAGGCCAGGGAGCACCAGCCGGACTCGGATGGGCCGGCCCAGCGAGGAGCAGCCCAGCCGCAGAGGGCCGGGGAGAGGCACAGAGCGGCCGCCAGAGAAGCGAGGAGTCGCAGAGAAGACCTAGTCAGACCCAGACCGCAGCCCTGGCGCACCAAGCCCCAGAGGAAAGCGGTGGGCGCGGAGAAGCCGGGGGCCCCCAGAGCCGCGGGCCTCACTCACCGCCCCCGCTGCGCCCCCGAGAAGATTAAAGGGAAGCGAGTGCCTTCGACCAAGACCAGCTGCGGCCGCCGTCCTGCTGACCCCCGGGGGAGCAGGGGGATGGATGTGGAAGAGCTCGGGGCCGCTGCCGGGGAGCTGGAGCGTCTgcagaaaagggagaaggaaggaggccgGGATGGGAGGAGGCAGCCGGGGCAGGTGCCGGCGCCCCCCGGTCAGGGCCCCAAGAGCAGCGGTCTGGACCCGAGTCCCGAGGGCAGGGCAAGGGACCTGGAAGAGCTGTGGCTGGGGGGCTGGACCTGCAGAGGGGCGTCTCCGTGCAGGTGTGGCGACAGGAGCAGGTGGCAGAGGGAGCTCGAGTTTGCCTTCCAGGAGTTGTTTAACACGAACCAAGAGCTGAAGAGGCACCTGAGCTTGCAcctggccccggggccccgggtgGATCAGAGCTCCAGTGCAGAGCACGGCCTCTCGCAGGCGCCCCAATGCAGAGGCGACACCCCGAGAGACAGGAGCGCGGCGGGCACTGGGGTGGATGTGGGGCCGCGTGGGGAGTGCGCGTGGCCCGTGCCGGCCGAGGCCCGCCAGACCGCGTCCCACGCCAGCGCGGACAGGTTCCGGAGCCGGCTCGAGAGTCACAGATACCATCGGGTGGCCAGGCTCGCGTCCAGGAGTGAGAGTAAATCGAGGTCTCCCAAGGCGGGAGCGTTTATTGGTGGAGAGAGCCGGCTCCTTTGCAGCCCAGGCTCGGGACCAGCACCGGCCAGACTGGACCCGCTGGCGGAGGGTCCCCATCGCCCCTGCCCCGCGGAGCTGGTGGACGGAGGCAGCCCGACGGCGTGGTGGCAGAGGCCCGGCCGGTGGCAGGAACCGGTGCGCCCCACGGGCTCCCCGGGGCTGAGCTGGGAGGCCCGCGCCCTGCCGGAGCCCAGAGCCGGAGCCAGAGCCGGAAGGGCAGACAGAACAGAGAAGGGCGTGCCTGGCTAG